A single Leptospira kirschneri serovar Cynopteri str. 3522 CT DNA region contains:
- a CDS encoding glycosyltransferase family 4 protein, with protein MILGIDASNIYSGGGVAHLVEVLRAADPTYYGFEKVIVWGGEKILNKLENRNWLKKSHESFLDKSLLWRIYWQKFILRKKAKDCDLLFIPGGYYLGNFRPFVTINQNLLPFEWKEMKRYGLSWQFIRNVILYFLQSATFRKANGIIFLTRYAKDLVQKIIKKSLHRTAIIPHGIHSRFSKETKKQKKVNEYTFSKPLKILYVSTVDMYKHQWNVAEAVSILHDLKLPVSIEFIGSAYEPSLKLLINKMNQYDPLGKYIYYTGQIAHEKLQKKYHSADIFVFASSCETFGQIVTEAMAAGLPIACSNMSSMKEILLDNALYFNPEDPISIADSLGKLIESPNLRTKLARNAYKRSKIYNWKKTADSTFKFFYDVLNR; from the coding sequence ATGATTTTGGGAATTGATGCTTCAAATATTTATAGTGGAGGAGGAGTGGCTCATCTAGTTGAAGTTTTAAGAGCGGCTGATCCGACTTATTACGGTTTTGAAAAAGTGATAGTATGGGGCGGAGAAAAAATCTTAAACAAATTAGAAAATCGAAATTGGTTAAAAAAAAGTCATGAGTCTTTTTTGGATAAATCCCTTCTTTGGAGGATTTATTGGCAGAAATTTATACTTAGAAAAAAAGCAAAGGACTGTGATTTATTATTTATACCCGGTGGATATTATTTAGGAAATTTTAGACCTTTTGTTACTATTAATCAAAATCTTCTACCTTTTGAATGGAAAGAGATGAAACGTTATGGGCTATCTTGGCAGTTTATTCGAAATGTAATTCTTTATTTTTTACAATCTGCAACTTTTCGAAAGGCGAATGGTATTATTTTTCTAACAAGATATGCAAAGGATTTAGTACAAAAAATCATTAAGAAATCTTTACATAGAACTGCAATTATACCTCATGGCATTCATTCCAGGTTTTCGAAAGAAACAAAAAAACAAAAAAAAGTAAATGAATACACGTTTTCGAAACCTCTTAAAATTTTATATGTTTCAACAGTTGATATGTATAAACATCAATGGAATGTTGCTGAAGCTGTTTCTATCTTACATGATTTAAAACTTCCCGTTTCAATTGAATTTATAGGTTCTGCTTATGAACCAAGTTTAAAACTATTGATCAACAAAATGAATCAATACGATCCCTTAGGAAAGTATATTTATTATACAGGTCAAATAGCACATGAAAAGCTTCAAAAAAAATATCATTCTGCTGACATTTTCGTTTTTGCTTCTTCTTGTGAAACTTTTGGACAAATCGTAACGGAAGCAATGGCAGCAGGTTTGCCAATTGCCTGTTCAAACATGTCTTCTATGAAGGAAATTTTGTTGGATAATGCTTTATATTTTAATCCTGAGGATCCAATTAGTATAGCTGATTCTTTGGGTAAATTGATCGAGTCACCTAATCTAAGAACGAAATTAGCTCGAAATGCATACAAAAGAAGTAAAATTTATAACTGGAAAAAGACTGCAGATTCCACTTTCAAATTTTTTTATGATGTTTTAAATAGATAA
- a CDS encoding IS5 family transposase (programmed frameshift) — protein MDKYYSEIPDALWKQIAPLIPKEKVNPKGGRNRVPTRLVMAGIIYRMKTGCQWRAIPNEFGSGQTCHRRFQEWERAGVFKKIYKSILKYYDVKNQIAWDWASMDSAMVKAPKGGALTGKNPTDRAKLGVKRHILTDGNGIPLAITLTGANVHDKHAVKDTLNSILIFSGKRRKKPKHLCLDKGYDFKDTEKLIRRRNIRPHIRRRGEKPLIGKYKGKPRRWVVERTNSWHNRFRAILIRWERKSENYLASLYLASSIIAFNFFDR, from the exons ATGGACAAATATTATTCAGAGATACCGGATGCACTTTGGAAACAAATAGCCCCATTGATCCCGAAAGAAAAGGTAAATCCGAAAGGAGGTCGTAATCGTGTACCAACACGATTAGTAATGGCCGGTATCATCTATCGAATGAAAACAGGCTGTCAGTGGCGTGCCATTCCCAATGAGTTTGGATCTGGCCAAACTTGTCACAGAAGATTTCAAGAATGGGAACGAGCAGGAGTATTCAAAAAGATTTATAAATCTATTTTAAAATATTATGATGTAAAGAATCAGATAGCATGGGACTGGGCTTCGATGGATTCAGCAATGGTTAAAGCTCCCAAAGGGGGAGCTT TAACTGGGAAAAACCCTACAGACCGTGCCAAATTAGGGGTTAAACGGCATATTCTTACAGATGGAAATGGAATTCCTTTGGCAATTACATTGACTGGAGCTAATGTTCATGATAAACACGCTGTAAAAGATACGTTGAATTCAATCCTAATATTTTCCGGAAAAAGAAGAAAGAAACCAAAACATCTTTGTTTAGATAAAGGATATGACTTTAAAGATACAGAAAAATTAATTAGAAGAAGAAATATCCGGCCTCACATTCGAAGAAGAGGCGAGAAACCATTGATCGGTAAATATAAAGGAAAGCCTCGAAGATGGGTCGTTGAAAGAACTAACAGTTGGCACAATCGATTCAGGGCTATCCTAATTCGTTGGGAAAGAAAATCTGAAAATTATCTTGCATCTCTTTATCTCGCAAGCTCTATCATTGCTTTTAACTTTTTTGATAGGTAG
- a CDS encoding glycosyltransferase family 2 protein translates to MNKFKSKDICVLIPTKDRLHKIKNLLNSLSIQTLTVGRIIVVASGSDIRKDILKFKDKLPIEYFFCDPPGQIRQRKMGVSKLTKKTKLVATLDDDIILEPDAIEKILNFWNQVEPETAGIGFNITNMETHRSSFWKILFYLSSKRPGVILKSGFPTSVTNVKENIKTEWLNGGATTWRQDILIANIHKKSIDAKWAPCEDLIFSYPIGKMYPMYVCAESKVIHDDVLISQLTFSQLWYRGEILSIWMIFFVSQYSDLSIFKSSIALFAIALVNIFKYSILFKFKLLGMEFGRIKGLFLALVSVLKKRELSDILS, encoded by the coding sequence ATGAATAAATTCAAAAGTAAAGATATTTGCGTGCTTATTCCTACAAAGGATCGCCTTCATAAAATTAAAAATCTTTTAAATAGTCTTTCTATTCAAACACTTACAGTTGGTCGAATTATTGTGGTTGCAAGTGGAAGTGATATTCGAAAAGACATTTTGAAATTTAAAGATAAACTTCCGATAGAGTATTTTTTTTGTGATCCTCCTGGTCAAATTCGCCAAAGAAAAATGGGTGTTTCAAAGTTAACTAAAAAAACAAAACTTGTAGCCACTTTGGACGATGATATTATCTTAGAGCCCGATGCAATAGAGAAAATATTAAATTTTTGGAATCAAGTAGAGCCTGAAACTGCAGGAATTGGATTTAATATTACAAATATGGAAACTCATAGATCCAGTTTTTGGAAAATTTTATTTTATCTCAGTTCAAAACGACCAGGAGTTATTTTGAAAAGTGGTTTCCCAACTTCCGTTACAAATGTGAAAGAGAATATCAAAACGGAATGGTTAAATGGAGGGGCGACTACCTGGAGACAAGATATATTAATTGCAAATATTCATAAAAAAAGTATTGATGCTAAATGGGCACCTTGCGAGGACCTAATTTTCAGTTATCCAATTGGAAAGATGTATCCTATGTATGTTTGTGCTGAATCAAAAGTAATTCATGATGATGTACTAATAAGCCAGCTTACTTTTTCTCAACTTTGGTATCGAGGTGAGATTCTTTCAATTTGGATGATTTTTTTCGTTTCGCAATATTCAGATTTAAGCATTTTTAAATCTTCGATAGCTCTGTTTGCAATTGCATTAGTTAATATATTCAAATATTCTATTTTATTTAAGTTTAAATTGCTTGGTATGGAGTTTGGTAGAATTAAAGGGCTTTTTTTGGCTCTTGTCTCAGTTTTAAAAAAAAGGGAATTATCAGATATTTTGTCTTAG
- a CDS encoding class I SAM-dependent methyltransferase produces the protein MIIEKRYTDGSYLQKNPNWDREDSSWKVEQVSKILRKFAMKPKTICEIGCGTGDNLLYIGNEFVLSQLFGFDISPQLAPFWRENIKNNSLKNRLKFYLGDFHSLNKKKYDLILMLDVFEHVRDPFTFLEKSLTFAKYFVFHIPLDLSVLAVLRNTPLLSVREKVGHLHYYTKDLALETLKDSGYDILHWDYTQASLSSPNRSLKTRMMSVPRKIFYWFHKDLGVRLLGGETLIVLAKAKSS, from the coding sequence ATGATAATTGAAAAAAGATATACTGATGGATCCTATTTGCAAAAAAATCCAAATTGGGATAGAGAAGATTCTTCTTGGAAAGTAGAGCAAGTGAGTAAAATTCTTCGAAAGTTTGCTATGAAACCAAAAACAATATGTGAGATTGGTTGTGGGACTGGAGATAATTTGTTGTATATAGGGAATGAATTTGTTCTTTCTCAGTTATTTGGTTTTGATATTTCACCACAACTTGCCCCTTTTTGGAGAGAAAATATAAAAAATAATTCACTGAAAAATCGTTTAAAGTTTTATCTAGGTGATTTTCATTCATTGAATAAAAAAAAATATGATTTGATTTTGATGTTGGACGTCTTTGAACATGTGAGAGATCCATTTACTTTTCTTGAAAAGTCTTTAACGTTTGCGAAATATTTTGTTTTTCATATCCCTTTAGATTTAAGTGTTCTTGCAGTCTTAAGGAATACTCCTTTATTGAGTGTTCGTGAAAAAGTCGGTCACTTACATTATTATACTAAAGATTTAGCTTTGGAAACGCTTAAAGATTCTGGTTATGATATCTTGCATTGGGATTATACCCAGGCTTCATTATCTTCTCCAAATCGATCTTTAAAAACAAGAATGATGTCAGTTCCTAGGAAAATTTTCTATTGGTTTCATAAAGATTTAGGTGTTAGATTATTGGGAGGAGAGACACTGATAGTACTAGCAAAAGCGAAAAGTTCTTAA
- a CDS encoding polysaccharide biosynthesis protein translates to MFKNKSLLITGGTGSFGKAVLDRFLNSDIREIRIFSRDEKKQDDLRKKHNNSKLKFFIGDVRDLDSVRSAFRGVEYVFHAAALKQVPSCEFFPLEAVKTNVLGTENVIEAAIQCNVKKVVCLSTDKAVYPINAMGISKAMMEKVMVAKSRSIEKSDMIVCGTRYGNVMASRGSVIPLFIEQVKNGKPITITDPNMTRFMMSLEDAVELVLYAFQNGNNGDIFVQKAPAATIEILSKALLELLNKSRHPVEIIGTRHGEKLYETLLSREEMASVEDLKDYYRIPPDLRDLNYGKFIDQGEKRISTLEDYNSHNTKRLNLEEMKDMLLKLQFIRNVIEGKPAEIID, encoded by the coding sequence ATGTTTAAAAATAAATCTCTTTTAATAACCGGTGGAACGGGCTCTTTTGGAAAAGCAGTTTTAGATCGATTTTTAAATAGTGATATTAGAGAAATTAGAATTTTTAGCAGAGACGAAAAGAAACAAGATGATTTAAGAAAGAAACACAATAATTCTAAACTAAAATTTTTTATCGGAGACGTTAGAGACTTGGATTCAGTTCGAAGTGCTTTTCGAGGAGTTGAGTATGTTTTTCATGCTGCTGCTCTAAAACAAGTTCCTTCTTGTGAATTTTTTCCTTTAGAAGCGGTTAAAACAAATGTATTAGGAACTGAAAACGTAATTGAAGCGGCTATTCAATGTAATGTCAAAAAAGTAGTTTGTTTGAGCACTGACAAAGCGGTTTACCCTATTAATGCAATGGGTATATCAAAAGCTATGATGGAAAAAGTTATGGTAGCTAAGTCTAGAAGTATCGAAAAATCAGATATGATAGTTTGTGGAACTCGTTACGGAAATGTGATGGCTTCTAGAGGATCTGTGATTCCTCTTTTTATAGAACAAGTTAAAAATGGAAAACCCATTACTATAACTGATCCGAATATGACACGGTTTATGATGTCTTTAGAAGATGCGGTGGAACTTGTATTGTATGCATTTCAAAATGGAAATAATGGAGATATTTTTGTACAAAAAGCTCCGGCGGCAACGATTGAGATTTTATCAAAAGCTTTATTAGAATTACTGAATAAGTCTCGTCACCCTGTTGAGATTATAGGGACTCGTCACGGTGAAAAACTTTATGAGACTCTTCTCAGTCGTGAAGAAATGGCCAGCGTAGAGGATCTAAAAGATTACTATAGAATTCCGCCCGATCTAAGAGATCTAAATTATGGAAAGTTTATTGATCAGGGGGAAAAAAGGATTTCTACATTAGAAGATTATAATTCTCATAATACTAAAAGATTAAATCTAGAAGAAATGAAGGATATGTTGTTAAAGTTACAATTCATTAGAAATGTGATAGAAGGAAAGCCAGCAGAAATAATTGATTAA